The following coding sequences lie in one Caldisalinibacter kiritimatiensis genomic window:
- the spo0A gene encoding sporulation transcription factor Spo0A: MENKKINVLIADDNKDFCSILKEYLTIQDDVEVVGIAKDGNEAVELVEKHLPDVLVLDIIMPHLDGLGVLEKLNTMELDKFPKIIVLSAVGQDKITQRAIKLGADYYVVKPFDFEVFIKRIRQLTGSAPAIVERRQKNKTNHKLVNNNESLEAKITNIIHEIGVPAHIKGYLYLREAISMVIEDISLLSAVTKQLYPNIAKKFNTTPSRVERAIRHAIEVAWSRGKVDTINNLFGYTVHTDKGKPTNSEFIAMVADKLRLEEKIS, translated from the coding sequence GTGGAAAATAAAAAGATTAATGTATTAATCGCAGATGACAACAAAGATTTTTGTAGCATTTTAAAAGAATATTTGACTATTCAAGATGATGTTGAAGTAGTTGGCATTGCAAAGGATGGAAATGAGGCAGTTGAATTAGTAGAAAAGCATTTACCAGATGTATTAGTATTAGATATTATTATGCCTCACTTAGATGGTTTAGGAGTACTTGAAAAGTTGAATACAATGGAATTAGATAAGTTTCCTAAAATTATTGTATTATCAGCTGTAGGACAAGATAAAATTACTCAAAGGGCTATTAAATTAGGTGCGGATTATTATGTTGTTAAACCTTTTGATTTTGAAGTATTTATTAAAAGAATTAGACAACTAACAGGAAGTGCACCGGCTATAGTTGAAAGAAGACAAAAAAATAAAACTAATCATAAATTAGTAAATAACAATGAGAGTTTAGAAGCTAAAATTACTAATATAATTCATGAGATTGGAGTGCCTGCTCATATAAAAGGATATTTATATTTAAGAGAAGCAATTAGCATGGTTATTGAAGATATTAGTTTATTAAGTGCTGTTACAAAACAATTATATCCTAATATCGCTAAAAAATTCAATACGACACCAAGTAGGGTAGAAAGAGCTATAAGACATGCAATAGAAGTTGCATGGAGTAGAGGAAAAGTAGATACCATCAATAATTTATTTGGTTATACTGTACATACTGATAAAGGTAAACCGACTAATAGTGAGTTTATAGCAATGGTAGCAGATAAATTGAGATTAGAAGAAAAGATATCGTAA
- a CDS encoding copper transporter — protein sequence MIINIRYYVLTITSIFLALGIGIIIGFMFDAQEIMVSQKQDIVNQLEEKFEYLKDENNTLKSNLKQERIKNKKYEKISEDLLPLMAKGKLDKMSYAVIDNNNIYKNSEISNLLELSGANIKSITLIEKRTLDNLVNFIYKSSDTHVDVSSSFAKLLVNTLKDMNYNNEFFSYLLTNNIIHIKEENTKPLDFIILTENVNLQSKHKINSFNESIIDYCSKLKLPIIYVKKDSTENINIDIYKNGKIDTINNISSYIGKITLLSFLYEESLKQLN from the coding sequence TTGATTATTAATATAAGATATTATGTGCTTACAATCACATCTATTTTTTTAGCTTTAGGTATAGGAATTATTATTGGCTTTATGTTTGATGCTCAAGAGATTATGGTTTCGCAAAAACAAGATATCGTAAATCAGCTTGAAGAAAAATTTGAATATTTGAAAGACGAAAATAACACCCTAAAATCTAACCTTAAGCAGGAACGAATCAAAAATAAAAAATATGAGAAAATTAGCGAAGATTTACTTCCACTAATGGCTAAAGGTAAACTAGATAAAATGAGTTACGCTGTTATAGATAATAATAATATTTATAAAAACTCGGAAATTTCAAATTTGCTTGAGCTATCTGGTGCTAATATTAAGTCAATTACGTTAATAGAAAAAAGAACATTAGATAACTTAGTGAACTTTATATATAAGTCCAGTGATACCCATGTTGATGTTTCTAGCTCTTTTGCAAAATTACTAGTAAATACTTTAAAAGATATGAACTATAATAATGAATTTTTTAGTTATTTATTAACAAACAATATTATTCATATTAAAGAAGAAAACACTAAACCGTTGGATTTTATTATTTTGACTGAAAATGTAAACTTGCAGTCAAAACATAAAATTAATAGTTTTAATGAAAGTATTATTGATTACTGTTCAAAACTAAAACTACCTATTATTTACGTGAAAAAAGATTCTACTGAAAATATAAATATAGATATCTATAAGAATGGTAAAATTGATACAATAAACAATATCAGCTCTTATATAGGTAAAATAACATTGTTATCATTTCTATATGAAGAAAGCTTAAAACAGTTGAATTAA
- the steA gene encoding putative cytokinetic ring protein SteA, with protein sequence MKIIGIVKKDKKTKNLIHRLNNGDIALVQHKDIDEIAALSLIEANVKCVINTEKSISGKYPNLGPLHLINNGIPIFQTSKEIFNTIKDNSKIKIIKNSLFMDGKFIAKCELLDRNKINRLLKIASNNLENELDNFIENTLAYAKKEKDLVLGNIKIPKIKTNIKNKHVLIVIRGKDYKKDLITIQNYINEIKPVLIGVDGGGDTLLEFGYIPDIVIGDMDSISDKCLKIANEIVVHAYPDGRSPGYERVSKLGLNSIVFNSPGTSEDIALLLAYCNDADLIVAVGSHSNMIDFLEKGRKGMASTFLVRLKVGSKLIDAKGVNKLYKSNLKLKYLFSIWAAALIPIFITLVTASPMKDIIRLINIKLKLLLGI encoded by the coding sequence ATGAAAATAATAGGAATAGTAAAAAAAGACAAAAAAACTAAAAACTTAATACATAGATTAAATAATGGTGATATTGCATTAGTACAACATAAAGATATAGATGAAATAGCCGCACTTTCTTTAATTGAAGCTAATGTTAAATGTGTAATTAATACAGAGAAAAGTATAAGTGGTAAGTATCCTAATCTTGGTCCCCTTCATCTAATTAATAATGGAATACCTATTTTTCAAACTAGTAAAGAGATATTTAATACAATTAAAGACAATAGTAAAATAAAAATAATTAAAAATTCGTTATTTATGGATGGAAAGTTTATTGCAAAATGTGAATTATTAGATAGAAATAAAATCAATCGCTTATTAAAAATAGCTTCTAACAATTTAGAAAACGAATTAGATAATTTTATCGAAAATACATTAGCTTATGCAAAAAAAGAAAAGGATTTAGTATTAGGTAATATTAAAATTCCGAAAATAAAAACTAATATAAAAAATAAACATGTGCTCATTGTAATAAGGGGCAAAGACTATAAAAAAGATTTAATAACAATACAAAACTATATAAATGAAATTAAACCAGTTTTAATAGGTGTTGATGGAGGAGGGGATACATTACTAGAATTTGGTTACATACCAGATATAGTAATAGGTGATATGGATAGTATTAGTGATAAATGCTTAAAGATAGCAAATGAAATAGTAGTCCATGCATACCCTGACGGTCGTTCCCCTGGTTATGAAAGAGTATCAAAGTTAGGACTAAATTCAATTGTTTTTAATTCACCTGGAACTAGTGAAGATATTGCATTATTATTAGCGTATTGTAACGATGCAGATTTGATAGTTGCTGTTGGTTCTCATTCCAATATGATAGATTTTTTAGAAAAGGGAAGAAAAGGAATGGCTAGCACATTTCTTGTTAGACTTAAAGTGGGTTCTAAACTAATTGATGCAAAAGGTGTTAATAAACTATATAAAAGTAATCTCAAGTTAAAATACTTATTTAGTATATGGGCAGCCGCATTAATACCAATATTTATTACGCTTGTTACTGCGAGTCCAATGAAAGACATAATTAGATTAATTAATATAAAATTAAAGTTGTTACTTGGCATTTAA